The following coding sequences are from one Streptomyces sp. NBC_01485 window:
- a CDS encoding LacI family DNA-binding transcriptional regulator produces the protein MTAAGKHQVSRAETSRRGSRPGRAGIRDVAAAAGVSITTVSDALNGKGRLPDATRRHVREVADRLGYRPSAAARTLRTGKSGLIGLTVTTYGDEPFTFTEFAYFAEMARAATSAALARGYALVILPATSRHDVWSNVALDGTVVIDPADDDPMVSELVRQGLPVVSDGRPAGPLPVTAWVDNDHEAAVLDILDHLADAGARRIGLLTGTTTDTYTHLSTSAYLRWCERVGQDPVYEAYPAHDPCAGAIAADRLLARPDRPDAVYGLFDPNGTDLLAAARRYGLRVPEDLLIVCCSESMVYANTEPPVTTLSLKPRRIGTAVVQLLIDAIEGVETDRPVEQVIPTELIVRTSSQRRPPRTTVSPPRAPEEK, from the coding sequence ATGACAGCAGCAGGGAAGCACCAGGTGAGCCGCGCGGAAACCTCACGCCGAGGCAGCCGGCCGGGCCGGGCGGGCATCAGGGACGTGGCCGCCGCCGCCGGAGTCTCCATCACGACCGTCTCCGACGCCCTCAACGGCAAGGGCAGGCTCCCGGACGCCACCCGACGCCATGTCCGCGAGGTCGCCGACCGACTGGGCTACCGCCCCTCCGCGGCGGCCCGAACCCTCCGTACGGGCAAGTCAGGGCTCATCGGCCTGACCGTGACCACGTACGGGGATGAACCTTTCACCTTCACCGAGTTCGCGTATTTCGCGGAGATGGCGCGTGCCGCTACGTCGGCCGCGCTCGCCCGCGGTTACGCGCTCGTCATCCTCCCCGCGACCTCGCGCCACGACGTGTGGTCGAACGTCGCCCTGGACGGCACGGTCGTCATCGACCCCGCCGACGACGATCCGATGGTCAGCGAGCTGGTCCGGCAGGGGTTACCGGTCGTCTCCGACGGCCGCCCGGCCGGCCCGCTCCCGGTCACCGCGTGGGTGGACAACGACCACGAGGCCGCCGTCCTCGACATCCTCGACCACCTGGCCGACGCCGGCGCCCGCCGCATCGGCCTGCTCACGGGCACCACGACGGACACGTACACGCATCTGTCGACCAGCGCGTACCTGCGGTGGTGCGAGCGGGTCGGCCAGGACCCGGTCTACGAGGCCTATCCCGCGCACGACCCGTGCGCGGGCGCCATCGCCGCCGACCGGCTGCTGGCCCGTCCCGACCGCCCCGACGCCGTCTACGGCCTGTTCGACCCCAACGGCACCGACCTTCTCGCCGCCGCCCGCCGCTACGGGCTGCGCGTCCCGGAGGACCTGCTGATCGTCTGTTGCAGCGAGTCCATGGTGTACGCCAACACCGAGCCGCCCGTCACCACGCTCTCGCTGAAGCCGCGCCGCATCGGGACGGCGGTGGTCCAGCTCCTCATCGACGCGATCGAGGGCGTGGAGACGGACCGACCGGTCGAGCAGGTGATACCGACCGAACTGATCGTGCGGACGTCGTCCCAACGCCGCCCACCACGAACGACGGTCAGCCCACCCCGAGCCCCGGAAGAGAAGTAA
- a CDS encoding metallophosphoesterase translates to MTQGAGQGPEVERTATLRDFRVPAYVHETGPYDQGTPPGSAAEPPVEEPLEHPDGYTPTQRDLPVINRRGDTLQVAVDPAAVQAAPVPATGPGPLFVVGDVHGYLDELVAALQEKDLIDAAGNWCAGTARLWFLGDFTDRGPDGIGVIDLVMRLSAEAAAAGGYCKALMGNHELLLLGAKRFGDTPVNSGAGTATFQAAWLLNGGQKYDMDRLQDHHLQWMARLDAVEEVDGHLLVHSDTTAYLDYGDSIEAVNDTVRETITRNDADEVWDLFRKFTKRFSFRDEGGADAVRSLLDTYGGTRIVHGHSPIPYLLGEVGSEDGEDEGGPHVEGPHVYADGLAIAMDGGVTMAGKLLVQQLPLNI, encoded by the coding sequence ATGACTCAGGGGGCCGGTCAGGGACCCGAGGTGGAGCGGACGGCGACGTTGCGCGACTTCCGGGTGCCCGCGTACGTCCACGAGACCGGTCCGTACGACCAGGGCACACCCCCCGGCAGCGCCGCGGAGCCGCCCGTCGAGGAGCCGCTGGAGCATCCGGACGGCTACACGCCCACCCAGCGCGACCTGCCCGTCATCAACCGCCGCGGCGACACCCTCCAGGTGGCCGTGGACCCGGCGGCCGTCCAGGCGGCCCCGGTGCCCGCGACCGGCCCGGGTCCGCTGTTCGTCGTCGGCGACGTACACGGCTACCTCGACGAACTGGTGGCCGCACTGCAGGAGAAGGACCTGATCGACGCCGCCGGCAACTGGTGCGCGGGCACCGCCCGGCTGTGGTTCCTCGGCGACTTCACCGACCGGGGCCCGGACGGCATCGGCGTCATCGACCTCGTCATGCGGCTGTCCGCCGAGGCCGCCGCCGCCGGCGGATACTGCAAGGCCCTGATGGGCAACCACGAACTGCTGCTGCTCGGCGCCAAGCGCTTCGGCGACACCCCCGTCAACTCCGGGGCGGGCACCGCCACCTTCCAGGCGGCCTGGCTGCTCAACGGCGGCCAGAAGTACGACATGGACCGTCTCCAGGACCACCACCTGCAGTGGATGGCCCGCCTCGACGCCGTCGAGGAGGTCGACGGCCACCTGCTCGTCCACTCCGACACCACCGCCTATCTCGACTACGGCGACTCGATCGAGGCGGTCAACGACACCGTCCGCGAGACGATCACGCGCAACGACGCGGACGAGGTGTGGGACCTGTTCCGCAAGTTCACCAAGCGCTTCTCCTTCCGGGACGAGGGGGGAGCCGACGCCGTCCGTTCCCTGCTCGATACGTACGGGGGCACCCGCATCGTTCACGGCCACAGCCCGATTCCCTACCTGCTGGGCGAGGTCGGCTCCGAGGACGGCGAGGACGAGGGCGGCCCGCACGTCGAAGGACCACATGTCTACGCCGACGGGCTGGCCATCGCGATGGACGGCGGCGTGACGATGGCCGGAAAACTGCTGGTCCAGCAACTGCCCCTAAATATCTGA
- the thiC gene encoding phosphomethylpyrimidine synthase ThiC, with the protein MTNKDVRTPAFTQNATSENAVDGSGSEAGKSIGWHKGYVEGARPDLRVPVRQVHLTNGQSVTLYDTSGPYTDPLVDTDVRRGLSPLRENWIIARGDTEEYAGRPVRPEDDGLKHTSPRGGLRNLDAVFPGRPRLPRRSRDGVAVTQLAYARRGEITPEMEFVAIRENVSPEVVREEIAAGRAVLPVNVNHPEIEPMIIGKRFLVKVNANIGNSAVTSSIEEEVEKMTWATRWGADTVMDLSTGRNIHTTREWVLRNSPVPIGTVPLYQALEKVDGRAEELTWEIYKDTVIEQAEQGVDYMTVHAGVRLAYVPLTANRKTGIVSRGGSIMAAWCLAHHKESFLYENFEELCEILAAYDVTYSLGDGLRPGSIADANDEAQFAELRTLGELNRIAKRFHVQTMIEGPGHVPMHKIKENIDLQQEICDEAPFYTLGPLTTDVAPAYDHITSGIGAAMIAWWGTAMLCYVTPKEHLGLPNRDDVKTGVITYKIAAHAADLAKGHPGAQEWDDALSDARFEFRWEDQFNLALDPDTAREFHDETLPAEPAKTAHFCSMCGPKFCSMKISQTINERFGGGVAAGASAEEIAEGMLEKSKEFAASGNRVYLPLAD; encoded by the coding sequence ATGACCAACAAGGACGTACGCACGCCTGCCTTCACGCAGAACGCGACCAGCGAAAACGCGGTCGACGGGAGCGGTTCGGAGGCTGGGAAGTCCATCGGCTGGCACAAGGGGTATGTCGAGGGCGCTCGCCCCGATCTACGGGTGCCAGTTCGTCAGGTGCACCTCACCAACGGGCAGTCGGTCACGCTGTACGACACCTCAGGCCCGTACACCGATCCACTCGTCGACACCGACGTCCGCAGGGGGCTGTCGCCGCTGCGCGAGAACTGGATCATCGCTCGCGGGGACACCGAGGAGTACGCGGGCCGTCCTGTCCGTCCTGAGGACGACGGCCTCAAGCACACCTCGCCGCGCGGTGGTCTGCGCAACCTGGACGCGGTCTTCCCGGGGCGGCCGCGTCTGCCGCGTCGCAGCAGGGACGGCGTGGCGGTCACCCAGCTCGCGTATGCGCGCCGGGGGGAGATCACGCCCGAGATGGAGTTCGTGGCCATCCGAGAGAACGTTTCTCCAGAGGTGGTGCGTGAGGAGATCGCGGCGGGCCGTGCGGTGTTGCCGGTCAACGTCAACCACCCGGAGATCGAGCCGATGATCATCGGCAAACGGTTCCTGGTGAAGGTCAACGCCAACATCGGCAACTCGGCGGTGACGTCCTCCATCGAGGAGGAGGTCGAGAAGATGACCTGGGCGACGCGCTGGGGCGCCGACACGGTCATGGACCTGTCCACCGGCCGCAACATCCACACCACCCGGGAGTGGGTGCTGCGCAACTCCCCCGTCCCCATCGGCACGGTTCCGCTCTACCAGGCGTTGGAGAAGGTGGACGGCCGCGCTGAGGAGCTCACCTGGGAGATCTACAAGGACACGGTCATCGAGCAGGCCGAGCAGGGCGTGGACTACATGACGGTCCACGCCGGTGTCCGCCTCGCGTACGTTCCGCTCACGGCCAACCGCAAGACCGGCATCGTCTCGCGTGGCGGCTCGATCATGGCCGCCTGGTGCCTCGCGCACCACAAGGAGTCGTTCCTCTACGAGAACTTCGAGGAACTCTGCGAGATCCTCGCCGCCTACGACGTCACGTACTCGCTGGGCGACGGGCTGCGGCCGGGGTCCATCGCGGACGCCAACGACGAGGCGCAGTTCGCGGAGTTGAGGACGCTCGGGGAACTCAACCGGATCGCGAAGCGTTTCCATGTACAGACGATGATCGAGGGCCCGGGACATGTCCCGATGCACAAGATCAAGGAGAACATCGACCTTCAGCAGGAGATCTGTGATGAAGCTCCGTTCTATACGCTCGGCCCGCTGACGACGGACGTCGCGCCGGCGTACGACCACATCACTTCCGGCATCGGTGCCGCGATGATCGCCTGGTGGGGCACGGCCATGCTCTGCTATGTCACGCCCAAGGAACACCTGGGCCTGCCCAACCGTGACGACGTCAAGACCGGCGTCATCACCTACAAGATCGCCGCCCACGCAGCCGACCTCGCCAAGGGGCACCCCGGTGCGCAGGAATGGGATGACGCGCTGTCCGACGCCCGCTTCGAGTTCCGCTGGGAGGATCAGTTCAACCTGGCCCTCGACCCGGACACGGCACGGGAGTTCCACGACGAGACCCTCCCGGCGGAGCCGGCGAAGACAGCGCACTTCTGCTCGATGTGCGGGCCGAAGTTCTGCTCGATGAAGATCAGCCAGACCATCAACGAGAGGTTCGGCGGCGGGGTGGCTGCCGGCGCCTCGGCGGAGGAGATCGCCGAGGGGATGCTGGAGAAATCGAAGGAGTTCGCGGCGAGCGGGAACCGGGTGTACCTGCCGCTGGCTGACTGA